The Pochonia chlamydosporia 170 chromosome 1, whole genome shotgun sequence genome window below encodes:
- a CDS encoding BTB/POZ domain-containing protein → MPISRRLGTEIITVVVGIGPATEFGVHKRLLYSESEYFKQLLFSRQKAWKSQSVELKEAHPEIFQIYVYWLYRRTLPVRHTAGLIEETTSEDKGDGYAYSATQADVSDPTAHEIEYLRLAKAYALGVIVQDTAFKDAVIDAIFMKAYKPAPGEELWYPSGSVISYIYEHTSKTSEIRCLLADIYVRYADAEALEDDVCDDADLYPREFLLDLAKALLRWKAARSESDDDDGDVPADTCKYHGHAFGQENCYKTRFAMPYSV, encoded by the coding sequence ATGCCCATCTCCCGCAGACTAGGAACCGAGATCATCACTGTTGTAGTTGGAATAGGTCCTGCAACAGAATTTGGTGTTCATAAGAGATTGCTATACTCTGAATCCGAATACTTCAAGCAGCTGCTGTTCAGCCGCCAGAAGGCATGGAAATCACAGAGTGTAGAACTGAAAGAGGCACACCCTGAAATCTTTCAGATTTATGTGTACTGGTTGTACCGGAGGACGCTTCCCGTACGCCACACCGCGGGCCTGATCGAAGAAACGACGAGCGAGGACAAAGGAGACGGGTACGCATATAGCGCAACACAGGCAGACGTCTCCGATCCCACTGCACACGAAATTGAGTACCTACGACTGGCCAAGGCGTACGCCCTCGGAGTCATCGTACAGGATACTGCATTCAAAGATGCCGTCATCGACGCAATATTCATGAAGGCATACAAACCGGCACCGGGAGAGGAACTTTGGTATCCTTCTGGGAGTGTAATATCTTACATATATGAGCATACGTCGAAGACTTCTGAAATTCGTTGCTTGTTGGCTGACATCTACGTTCGTTATGCAGATGCTGAAGCGCTGGAGGATGATGTCTGTGATGACGCAGACTTGTATCCCAGGGAATTTCTTCTCGACCTTGCCAAGGCGCTCTTGAGATGGAAGGCTGCGCGGTCCGAgtctgatgatgacgatggtgaTGTCCCGGCAGACACGTGCAAATACCACGGACACGCTTTCGGTCAGGAAAATTGCTACAAAACTCGGTTTGCAATGCCGTATTCTGTCTGA
- a CDS encoding phosphotransferase enzyme family domain-containing protein, which translates to MELRGAGPKGRQPAQTILTSTMTRISTRPGSSNKSTFLQLQSIPPVLRPLVRAYLLGYASAVLPRLLTLVLQHLSNRRRKAPNYALPERDENTFLESAKHVLKTGLDPYRFPTFCAALVGGSTLLQGPLNKIIAGATTNLGHVAKLRLTRFLATFIAAWLSLKLLQAKKPTLRRRAGSGTIRYIDPETGKKLAGRTVDLTLFAATQAIDVIVGEVWARHKARRQTAQKWTKVESFISQMTDPVSFVASCAFIMWAWFYAPDNLPRAYNKWITSAAHVDIRLIEALRRCRTRELSYQKETGQAPLLGAMCNDYGLPYEWGDPCKTVPFPCDIVHMGRGPSCEYHAWRRFWLSWKWSMYTYLPLALALQLRKPNRNSLRTALFSAARSSAFLGTYITLFYYGVCLGRTRIGPHLLGKDGKSITPVEYIEHCPFPYNNFIYKVALSSPATAEHFTRAGHYACTVSPPSEGVSTVIVRLSNSIAMGMNNTNRVENEVAATVVARQALSAVECGKYASIVPRVYAWKGAELEKACVEDGFGWTVMEFMEGQALDQVFKEMDTVKKQRIVGEVACVFAALQKAKLPDGVKLHGGLTIKDGDIVSGECTMQAGEPSGEYVDFWRAKIAATVKEADESAFINGWKGHLRERIEKFKNEKLSGVIRDSGVDTSLLGIIHNDFTMNNMLYCPQTKRITALLDFDWSSVTHPAHEFFMSFHDVHGGMAERSQTLRKAILTGRFTESADGDEDKEAWELAKCWHEAVKRHGGMTPSDFRGIDVLESLRKFTDRVSPFELWSEVMLKRKSKEENEAARARVEEELGEMLSSWGV; encoded by the exons ATGGAACTTCGAGGGGCTGGCCCCAAAGGCAGACAGCCTGCCCAAACTATTCTCACATCAACCATGACCAGAATCAGTACGAGGCCTGGATCATCCAACAAGTCTACATTTCTGCAGCTACAGTCGATTCCGCCAGTCTTGCGGCCACTAGTTCGTGCATACCTGCTGGGCTATGCATCTGCAGTTCTGCCACGACTATTGACGCTCGTCTTGCAGCACTTGTCTAACAGGAGACGCAAGGCCCCCAATTACGCACTGCCAGAAAGAGATGAGAACACTTTCTTGGAATCTGCAAAACATGTTCTTAAGACTGGCTTGGATCCCTACCGGTTTCCCACGTTTTGTGCCGCGTTAGTCGGCGGTTCAACTCTCTTACAG GGCCCCTTGAACAAGATCATAGCTGGCGCCACCACAAACCTGGGCCATGTCGCCAAGCTGAG ACTTACTAGATTCCTTGCTACATTCATTGCTGCTTGGTTAAGTCTGAAGCTCCTACAGGCTAAAAAGCCTACATTGCGAAGACGTGCCGGCTCTGGTACAATTCGATATATCGATCCCGAGACCGGCAAGAAGCTTGCCGGTAGAACGGTGGACCTGACATTGTTTGCAGCAACCCAGGCTATCGATGTCATTGTTGGTGAAGTGTGGGCGCGGCATAAGGCTCGGCGTCAAACTGCACAGAAATGGACCAAG GTCGAGAGTTTCATCTCCCAAATGACTGACCCAGTCTCATTCGTAGCATCTTGCGCCTTCATCATGTGGGCCTGGTTCTACGCTCCAGATAACCTTCCGCGAGCTTACAACAAGTGGATCACATCTGCAGCTCATGTAGATATTCGCCTCATTGAAGCTCTGCGTCGTTGCCGAACCCGTGAGTTGAGCTACCAGAAAGAAACAGGTCAGGCTCCCCTCCTCGGAGCCATGTGCAACGACTATGGCCTCCCGTATGAATGGGGCGATCCATGCAAAACCGTTCCATTTCCGTGTGATATAGTGCATATGGGACGAGGCCCCTCGTGCGAATATCACGCCTGGCGAAGATTCTGGCTGTCGTGGAAATGGTCCATGTATACATACTTGCCTCTCGCTTTAGCTCTTCAGCTGCGTAAACCGAATCGCAACTCTCTCAGGACTGCCCTCTTCTCAGCTGCCCGCTCGTCCGCCTTCCTGGGCACTTACATTACCTTGTTCTACTACGGCGTTTGCTTAGGTCGAACCCGCATTGGACCCCATTTGCTGGGAAAGGAT GGCAAATCGATCACTCCAGTAGAGTACATCGAGCATTGCCCCTTTCCGTATAACAACTTCATCTACAAGGTCGCACTCTCTTCGCCCGCTACTGCGGAGCATTTCACGAGAGCAGGACACTACGCGTGTACTGTATCGCCTCCTTCGGAAGGGGTATCTACCGTCATTGTGCGGTTGAGTAATTCGATTGCTATGGGGATGAATAATACGAATCGCGTGGAGAATGAAGTGGCTGCGACGGTGGTTGCGAGACAGGCTCTGAGTGCGGTCGAGTGTGGGAAGTACGCGAGTATTGTGCCTCGTGTTTATGCATGGAAGGGCGCTGAGCTTGAGAAAGCGTGTGTTGAGGACGGCTTTGGGTGGACGGTCATGGAGTTTATGGAAGGCCAGGCATTGGACCAAGTGTTCAAGGAGATGGACACTGTCAAGAAACAGAGGATTGTGGGTGAGGTTGCGTGCGTTTTCGCAGCGTTGCAGAAGGCAAAGCTTCCAGACGGCGTGAAACTCCATGGAGGTCTGACGATCAAGGATGGGGATATTGTTTCTGGGGAGTGTACGATGCAGGCGGGTGAGCCGTCTGGTGAGTATGTGGATTTTTGGAGGGCCAAGATTGCCGCCACTGTGAAAGAAGCGGATGAGAGTGCGTTTATCAATGGTTGGAAGGGTCATCTCCGTGAGAGGATTGAGAAGTTTAAGAATGaaaagctgtctggtgtcattCGGGATAGCGGAGTTGATACGTCTCTCCTGGGCATCATTCACAACGACTTCA CCATGAACAACATGCTCTATTGTCCCCAGACGAAGCGCATAACAGCGCTACTGGACTTTGACTGGTCATCGGTGACTCACCCTGCTCATGAATTCTTCATGTCCTTTCATGACGTGCATGGTGGGATGGCTGAACGATCCCAAACATTGCGCAAGGCCATTCTTACAGGCAGGTTTACCGAGTctgctgatggagatgaggacAAAGAGGCGTGGGAGCTGGCAAAGTGCTGGCATGAAGCTGTGAAGCGGCACGGCGGAATGACTCCCTCTGATTTCAGGGGCATAGACGTGTTGGAGAGTCTGAGAAAGTTTACGGATAGGGTTTCTCCCTTTGAGTTGTGGAGTGAGGTTATGCTAAAGAGAAAGTCGAAGGAGGAAAAtgaggcggcgagggcaagagtcgaggaggagcttggagAGATGCTTTCTAGCTGGGGAGTCTAA